One segment of Pseudomonas asgharzadehiana DNA contains the following:
- a CDS encoding chemotaxis protein CheV: MAGVMDSVNQRTQLVGQNRLELLLFRLDGKQLYGINVFKVREVLQCPKLTIMPKSSPVVCGVANIRGATIPILDLALATGSAGLQDRESPFVIITEYNTKTQGFLVRSVERIVNMNWEEIHPPPKGTGRDHYLTAVTRVDNQLVEIIDVEKILAEVAPTSESISVGVVDAETAHKAVSLRVLTVDDSSVARKQVTRCLQTVGVDVVALNDGRQALDYLRKLVDEGKKPEEEFLMMISDIEMPEMDGYTLTAEIRSDPRMQKLHIVLHTSLSGVFNQAMVKKVGADDFLAKFRPDDLASRVVDRIKAAE, translated from the coding sequence ATGGCAGGTGTAATGGATTCAGTAAACCAGCGCACACAGCTGGTAGGGCAGAATCGCCTGGAGTTGTTGCTTTTTCGCCTCGATGGCAAGCAACTCTATGGCATCAATGTGTTCAAGGTACGGGAAGTGCTGCAGTGCCCCAAGCTGACGATCATGCCCAAATCCAGCCCGGTGGTGTGTGGCGTGGCCAATATTCGTGGTGCGACCATTCCGATTCTCGACCTGGCCCTGGCCACAGGTTCGGCAGGCTTGCAGGACCGCGAAAGCCCATTCGTGATCATTACCGAATACAACACCAAGACCCAGGGTTTCCTGGTGCGCTCGGTGGAGCGCATCGTCAACATGAACTGGGAAGAGATCCATCCGCCACCCAAGGGCACCGGCCGCGACCACTACCTCACGGCGGTGACGCGGGTCGATAACCAGTTGGTGGAAATCATCGACGTAGAGAAGATCCTCGCCGAAGTGGCGCCGACCTCGGAATCGATTTCGGTCGGTGTGGTTGACGCGGAGACGGCGCACAAGGCGGTCTCGCTGCGGGTGCTCACAGTGGACGACTCCTCGGTGGCGCGTAAGCAGGTGACCCGTTGCCTGCAAACCGTCGGCGTGGACGTGGTGGCGCTCAACGACGGCCGCCAGGCGCTGGACTATCTGCGCAAACTGGTGGATGAGGGTAAGAAGCCGGAAGAAGAATTCTTGATGATGATTTCCGACATCGAGATGCCGGAAATGGATGGCTACACTCTCACGGCCGAAATACGCAGCGATCCACGCATGCAAAAATTGCATATCGTCCTGCATACTTCGTTGTCGGGTGTATTCAATCAGGCGATGGTCAAGAAAGTCGGTGCCGATGACTTCCTGGCCAAATTCCGTCCTGATGACCTGGCATCCCGGGTGGTCGACCGGATCAAGGCAGCAGAATAA
- the flgA gene encoding flagellar basal body P-ring formation chaperone FlgA yields MDIKTTVSRRLRLPRYRRLLCASVALLALSLNTTARAENVTLPDLLIGVTQGFLEFTVEDYLATTQTPGRYEIQVNQLDPRLRMPMCDKELTATLESPAQPIGRVTVRVRCDGASPWTVFVPAQVKLFRDVVVVARPLKRTGIIGFEDVVLRERDISLISQGYLTSLDQAVGQRLTRPVVTDQVITLVHLEQAEVIRKGDQVVISASSGTLNVKMPGEALSNGGMSEQIRVKNLNSNRVIKARVTAPGQVEVAL; encoded by the coding sequence ATGGACATTAAAACGACAGTTTCCCGACGCCTTCGACTCCCACGTTACCGCAGATTGCTCTGCGCCTCGGTGGCGTTGCTTGCTTTGAGCCTGAACACCACGGCCCGCGCAGAGAACGTCACCTTGCCTGATCTCCTTATCGGCGTCACTCAGGGCTTTCTTGAGTTCACTGTAGAAGATTATCTGGCAACCACACAGACACCGGGGCGTTATGAAATCCAAGTCAACCAATTGGACCCCCGCCTGCGCATGCCGATGTGCGACAAGGAATTGACAGCGACCCTTGAAAGCCCAGCCCAGCCCATCGGCCGCGTGACGGTACGGGTGCGCTGCGACGGAGCCTCGCCTTGGACGGTGTTTGTGCCGGCGCAGGTCAAGTTGTTTCGCGATGTTGTGGTAGTGGCCCGACCACTGAAACGCACCGGCATCATCGGTTTTGAGGACGTCGTATTACGCGAACGCGACATCAGCCTGATCAGCCAGGGCTACCTGACGTCCCTGGATCAGGCCGTCGGCCAACGATTGACCCGACCAGTGGTCACCGATCAGGTGATCACGCTGGTCCACCTGGAACAGGCCGAAGTGATTCGCAAGGGCGACCAAGTGGTAATTTCCGCCAGCAGCGGTACGCTGAATGTAAAAATGCCCGGTGAAGCGTTGTCCAACGGCGGCATGAGTGAACAAATTCGAGTCAAGAATCTCAATTCCAATCGCGTGATCAAAGCGCGGGTCACAGCCCCCGGACAGGTAGAGGTCGCTTTATAG
- the flgM gene encoding flagellar biosynthesis anti-sigma factor FlgM: MVIDFSRLNNTPSTSGATRTSAAKESVEAKAQPLTEQASVSQSGESVHLSNEAQQLQKVTDSLRDQPVVNKARVAELKQAIADGSYKVDSNRVASKLLNFEAER; encoded by the coding sequence ATGGTCATCGATTTCAGCCGTTTGAATAACACCCCGTCGACGTCAGGCGCTACGCGTACCAGCGCTGCCAAAGAAAGCGTCGAAGCCAAGGCCCAGCCGCTGACAGAACAGGCCAGCGTCAGCCAAAGCGGGGAATCCGTACACCTGAGCAATGAGGCTCAACAGTTGCAGAAGGTCACTGACTCGCTGCGCGATCAACCAGTGGTCAATAAAGCCCGCGTGGCCGAGTTGAAACAGGCAATCGCCGATGGCAGCTATAAAGTCGACAGCAACCGTGTAGCCAGCAAGCTGCTTAATTTCGAAGCCGAGCGCTAG
- a CDS encoding flagella synthesis protein FlgN: MHHDENLLQLIIDDLAPTQQLLELLKEESLALYGRDMPLLEEILARKQSLIVLLEQHGKKRSQILSSLGLPADHDGLAQLASHSSVGDQLLSQSKELNQLLAQCQEANRLNGQSIQLQQATTANQLRILHGGEPPALYNAQGSTSRLVKPSTRSQA; this comes from the coding sequence ATGCATCACGACGAAAATTTGCTGCAACTGATCATTGATGATCTAGCGCCGACGCAACAATTGCTCGAGCTGCTCAAAGAAGAATCCCTGGCCCTCTATGGCCGGGATATGCCGCTGCTGGAAGAAATTCTGGCGCGCAAGCAATCGCTGATTGTGCTGCTGGAGCAACACGGCAAAAAACGCAGCCAGATCCTCAGTAGTCTCGGCCTGCCGGCAGACCATGACGGCCTGGCGCAGTTGGCCAGCCACTCCTCGGTTGGCGACCAATTGCTGTCCCAGAGCAAAGAACTCAATCAGTTGCTCGCCCAGTGCCAGGAAGCCAACCGGCTCAACGGTCAGTCGATCCAGCTTCAGCAAGCCACGACCGCCAACCAGTTACGCATACTTCACGGCGGAGAGCCGCCGGCGCTGTATAACGCCCAGGGTTCCACCTCGCGTCTGGTCAAACCAAGCACCCGCAGCCAAGCCTGA
- a CDS encoding flagellar brake protein encodes MFNALNAEDAPQPPKVLTTPLEIAGTLRMLQDSHDPLIITFHERSQRFQSYLVDVNRDSNTLALDEMIPRDGERYLESGEPFRIEGFHDGVRVAWESKGTLAISAKDGHRIYTGSLPDEVVYHQRRNAFRAALKLAQLVNIELGGEKLKAPVNGKLLDISATGCKLRFEGNISERLQLGQVYDRFIAALPFGSMTTSVELRYLHFEEKINTTFAGVRFHNMSGLVQRQVERFVYQLQREARRFDKDDDF; translated from the coding sequence GTGTTCAACGCCCTTAATGCGGAAGATGCCCCGCAGCCACCCAAGGTGCTCACCACGCCTCTGGAAATCGCCGGCACCTTGCGGATGCTGCAAGACAGCCATGACCCGCTGATCATCACCTTCCACGAACGCAGCCAGCGCTTCCAAAGCTATCTGGTGGACGTCAACCGTGACAGCAACACGCTGGCACTGGACGAAATGATTCCACGCGACGGCGAACGCTACCTTGAGAGCGGCGAGCCCTTCCGCATCGAAGGCTTCCACGATGGCGTTCGCGTTGCCTGGGAAAGCAAGGGCACCCTGGCTATCAGCGCGAAAGACGGCCACCGCATTTACACCGGCAGCCTGCCGGACGAGGTGGTCTACCATCAGCGTCGAAATGCGTTCCGTGCCGCGTTGAAGCTGGCGCAATTGGTCAACATCGAACTGGGTGGCGAAAAACTCAAGGCGCCGGTCAACGGTAAATTGCTGGATATTTCCGCCACCGGCTGCAAGCTGCGTTTTGAAGGCAATATCTCCGAGCGCCTGCAATTGGGCCAGGTCTACGACCGATTTATTGCCGCCCTGCCCTTTGGCAGCATGACCACCTCGGTCGAATTGCGTTACCTGCACTTCGAAGAAAAGATCAATACCACCTTTGCCGGCGTACGCTTCCACAACATGAGTGGGCTGGTACAGCGCCAGGTCGAGCGCTTTGTGTACCAGTTGCAGCGTGAAGCGCGACGGTTCGATAAAGACGACGATTTTTAA
- a CDS encoding MFS transporter, whose amino-acid sequence MRQIWKSFRALYFASLMMLIGSGLLSTYLALRLAADHVDSLWVGALMAANYFGLVLGGKIGHRLIARVGHIRAYATCAGIVGAAVLGHGLVDWLPAWIVLRVIVGLGMMCQYMVIESWLNEQADAKQRGVVFSGYMIASYLGLVLGQLILVMHPQLGLELLMLVALCFALCLVPVAMTRRIHPAPLHPAPMEPRFFIKRVPQSLSTVLGAGLIVGSFYGLAPLYASQQGLTTEQVGLFMGSCIFAGLLVQWPLGWLSDRYDRALLIRCFALCLAVAALPLAIMTQVPLEVLFVAGFLCSLVQFCLYPLAVAFSNDHVEGDRRVSLTAMLLVTYGIGASIGPLLAGVVMKMFGSQMLYAFFSLCALILVWRIRPKAVTNLHQVEDAPLHHVAMPDSMSSSPLVAALDPRVDEAVVQEQMQTTAPEPEPETEPEQPPIEEPGCEAPPEHPDPDEHPHDLSRARP is encoded by the coding sequence ATGCGCCAGATCTGGAAATCTTTTCGAGCCCTTTATTTCGCTTCCTTGATGATGCTGATCGGCTCCGGCCTGCTCAGTACTTACCTGGCCTTGCGCCTGGCGGCTGACCATGTCGACAGCTTGTGGGTGGGTGCGCTGATGGCGGCCAACTATTTCGGCCTGGTGCTGGGCGGCAAGATCGGGCATCGCCTGATCGCCCGGGTCGGGCATATTCGCGCGTATGCGACCTGTGCCGGTATCGTCGGTGCGGCGGTGCTGGGGCATGGTTTGGTCGACTGGTTGCCGGCCTGGATCGTGCTGCGGGTGATCGTTGGCCTGGGCATGATGTGCCAGTACATGGTGATCGAAAGCTGGCTCAACGAGCAGGCGGATGCCAAGCAGCGTGGCGTGGTGTTCAGCGGCTATATGATCGCTTCCTACCTTGGCTTGGTGTTGGGGCAGTTGATTCTGGTCATGCATCCTCAACTCGGCCTGGAGTTGTTGATGCTGGTCGCGCTGTGCTTTGCCTTGTGCCTTGTGCCGGTGGCCATGACCCGACGCATCCACCCCGCGCCCCTGCACCCCGCACCGATGGAGCCGCGTTTCTTTATCAAGCGCGTGCCGCAGTCGCTGAGCACGGTATTGGGGGCGGGGTTGATTGTCGGCTCTTTCTATGGCCTGGCACCGCTGTATGCGTCCCAGCAGGGGCTCACCACCGAGCAAGTGGGTTTGTTCATGGGTAGCTGCATTTTTGCCGGACTGCTGGTGCAGTGGCCGCTGGGATGGTTGTCTGACCGCTATGATCGCGCGCTGTTGATTCGTTGTTTTGCCCTGTGCCTGGCGGTGGCGGCATTGCCGCTCGCAATCATGACCCAGGTGCCGCTGGAGGTTTTGTTCGTCGCAGGCTTCCTCTGCTCGCTGGTGCAGTTCTGTTTGTACCCGCTGGCCGTGGCGTTTTCCAATGACCATGTCGAAGGTGATCGCCGCGTGTCGCTGACAGCCATGTTGCTGGTGACATATGGCATCGGCGCCAGTATCGGGCCTTTGCTGGCGGGTGTGGTGATGAAGATGTTCGGCAGCCAGATGCTTTACGCGTTTTTCAGCCTGTGTGCGTTGATTCTGGTGTGGCGCATCCGGCCAAAAGCCGTCACCAACCTGCACCAGGTGGAGGACGCCCCCCTGCATCACGTGGCGATGCCCGACAGTATGTCCAGCTCACCGCTGGTGGCTGCACTTGACCCGCGGGTGGATGAGGCCGTGGTCCAGGAGCAGATGCAGACCACTGCGCCTGAGCCTGAGCCTGAAACCGAGCCAGAGCAGCCGCCGATAGAGGAGCCAGGCTGCGAAGCGCCACCCGAGCATCCGGACCCGGACGAGCATCCCCATGACCTCAGCAGGGCACGCCCCTGA
- a CDS encoding colicin E3/pyocin S6 family cytotoxin: protein MSSVQGAGKKRSRWKDRKGRIYEWDYENGRVELYDKQGKHLGGVQPRNRRANKGR from the coding sequence ATGTCGAGTGTCCAGGGCGCAGGCAAAAAACGAAGTCGTTGGAAAGATCGCAAAGGCAGAATTTATGAATGGGATTATGAGAACGGCAGAGTCGAGCTATACGACAAACAAGGCAAGCACCTGGGGGGAGTTCAACCCAGGAACAGGAGAGCGAACAAAGGACGCTGA
- a CDS encoding pyocin S6 family toxin immunity protein produces MFLEITGFLADANEDDSIKFELDISPEFQQAVMEVLGWKSLAAEADGKLPLTENQVQQIALAINEQLPMSLDLFIGVRA; encoded by the coding sequence ATGTTTTTAGAAATTACGGGGTTTCTCGCTGACGCCAACGAAGATGACTCAATTAAATTTGAGCTCGATATAAGCCCTGAGTTTCAGCAAGCGGTTATGGAGGTGCTGGGCTGGAAAAGTTTGGCGGCGGAGGCCGACGGAAAGCTTCCACTAACAGAAAACCAAGTGCAGCAAATTGCCTTAGCAATCAATGAACAATTGCCGATGAGCTTGGACCTCTTCATCGGGGTAAGAGCATAG
- a CDS encoding PA3371 family protein → MSKSAWLFLCLFIATAGFGLGTGHTTAQIASGVFACLLLLTLIVGRRIKFDPILR, encoded by the coding sequence ATGAGCAAATCTGCCTGGCTGTTTCTGTGCCTGTTCATTGCCACCGCCGGGTTCGGCTTGGGAACCGGCCACACCACCGCACAGATTGCCAGCGGCGTATTCGCCTGCCTTCTGCTGCTGACGCTTATCGTAGGCCGACGCATCAAGTTCGACCCGATTTTGCGCTAG
- a CDS encoding Arc family DNA-binding protein codes for MRPLKQAIYSSRTADKFVVRLPDGMRERIAEVARNHHRSMNSEIIARLEQSLIQEGALGDELSMRLDSPELSLHERELLQRFRQLSHRQQNALVSLIAHDVEAAAEAN; via the coding sequence ATGCGCCCATTGAAACAGGCAATCTATTCAAGCCGTACGGCTGACAAGTTCGTCGTACGTCTGCCAGACGGAATGCGGGAACGCATTGCCGAGGTGGCTCGCAATCATCATCGCAGCATGAACTCTGAAATCATCGCGCGCCTGGAACAAAGCCTTATTCAGGAAGGTGCGCTGGGCGACGAGTTGAGCATGCGCCTGGACAGCCCAGAGCTGTCACTGCACGAACGCGAACTGCTGCAGCGTTTTCGTCAGCTCTCCCATCGCCAGCAAAATGCCCTGGTCTCGCTTATCGCGCACGACGTAGAGGCAGCCGCAGAAGCCAATTGA